A window of Amphiprion ocellaris isolate individual 3 ecotype Okinawa chromosome 12, ASM2253959v1, whole genome shotgun sequence contains these coding sequences:
- the il20ra gene encoding interleukin-20 receptor subunit alpha, whose product MWKVVVFLNLWILHCTVSSSPPSPVNVSFSSLNLRNVLHWFPADGTPDHTHFNVEYAIYGDSIKGSKGRRVNWRAVKKCTEIVRTWCDLSNEMCDLEQGYHARVRAVGRKSSSKWTVTRRRFDPKLDTSFGPPLVSVEIENDGLTINLKGPMRYQPNNQTPVVSMATLYPQMTYIVSIRNNQRNQVHHFSVDTGPFKYQLLDYNTEYCFSAESKFLSMPIQCQSSAWQCITTPKDPVVVQMQWVVVGIVVPSLCVCVMVVAAYFLYHYLTGKGQKNPYILNPPSFHPPPLTFPPENLNFILISIIKDDSPSDACSVASNPACSKPQLCITSAAPPCSYFPQGSETPPLPGEPWDDSSIDYGFISTTPRINVGRRDKGEEGMKEDDHPIGSYAPQAKSVHICRQIQVAEVNTPVQVHAWSQVNPIVPEVNRKQEFPGLFINKNQQNDLFTVPLNLNKEVGREEKMDEEMRARADRKKEVDKDENMPLLSGYTTQNIQNMPHSDQSALLSDDYGVLRPAAAQYAEEDDGYDDEEEQGAICVNWDPETRELQLPEFNGEEGLDRLMLPYAGRQDRMADEDEEAFVMKGELKLENVFVRQASEEDEAQREVEQGRETGWQVDDILSKWNLTISMDQ is encoded by the exons ATGTGGAAGGTGGTGGTTTTTCTGAACCTGTGGATTCTGCACTGCACAG tctcctcctctcctccgaGTCCCGTCAATGTGAGCTTCTCCTCGCTGAATCTCAGGAATGTTCTGCACTGGTTCCCAGCAGACGGAACACCGGATCATACTCACTTTAATGTGGAATACGCCAT CTATGGCGACAGCATCAAGGGCAGCAAAGGAAGGCGGGTGAACTGGAGGGCAGTGAAGAAATGTACAGAAATCGTACGGACTTGGTGCGACCTGAGCAACGAGATGTGTGATCTAGAGCAGGGATACCATGCCAGAGTCCGAGCTGTGGGCAGGAAGTCATCTTCCAAATGGACTGTGACAAGAAGGAGATTCGATCCAAAGTTGGACA CTAGTTTTGGCCCCCCGTTGGTTTCAGTGGAAATAGAGAATGACGGTCTTACCATCAATCTGAAGGGACCAATGAGGTATCAGCCAAACAACCAAACACCGGTGGTTTCCATGGCGACGCTTTACCCCCAGATGACCTACATCGTCTCCATCCGTAACAACCAACGCAACCAGGTG CATCATTTTTCGGTGGATACTGGTCCGTTCAAGTATCAACTGCTGGACTACAACACAGAATACTGCTTCTCTGCTGAGTCTAAGTTCCTCTCCATGCCGATCCAGTGCCAGTCTTCGGCTTGGCAGTGCATAACCACACCCAAAG ACCCTGTGGTTGTACAGATGCAGTGGGTGGTTGTGGGTATTGTTGTTCCATCTTTGTGCGTCTGTGTGATGGTGGTGGCCGCCTACTTTCTGTATCACTACCTGACAGGGAAAGGACAGAAGAACCCGTACATACTG AACCCGCCTTCTTTCCACCCGCCGCCTCTCACGTTCCCTCCTGAAAATCTGAACTTCATCCTGATCAGCATCATCAAAGACGATTCGCCATCGGATGCTTGCAGCGTTGCATCAAACCCTGCATGTTCCAAACCACAGCTATGTATCACAAGTGCTGCTCCACCCTGCAGCTACTTCCCTCAGGGGTCCGAGACACCTCCACTGCCTGGAGAACCCTGGGATGATTCGTCCATCGACTACGGATTCATTAGCACGACTCCTAGAATCAACGTGGGGAGGCGTGACAAAGGCGAAGAGGGGATGAAGGAGGACGATCACCCCATTGGAAGTTACGCTCCTCAGGCAAAATCAGTTCACATATGCAGACAAATCCAGGTGGCTGAGGTGAACACACCTGTGCAGGTTCATGCATGGTCACAGGTAAATCCAATTGTACCAGAAGTCAACAGAAAGCAGGAGTTTCCAGGTTTGTTCATTAACAAAAACCAGCAAAATGACCTCTTCACTGTTCCTCTAAATCTAAATAAGGAGGTaggaagagaggaaaagatGGATGAGGAGATGAGAGCaagagcagataggaaaaaagaGGTTGACAAAGATGAAAACATGCCTCTTCTCTCTGGCTATACCAcccaaaacatccaaaacatgCCCCATTCTGATCAGTCTGCTTTGTTATCAGATGATTACGGTGTTCTGAGGCCGGCAGCAGCCCAATACGCTGAGGAAGATGATGGttatgatgatgaggaggagcagggagctatttgtgttaactgGGATCCCGAGACTAGAGAACTACAGCTGCCAGAGTTTAATGGAGAAGAAGGGTTGGATAGATTAATGCTTCCATATGCAGGGAGGCAGGACAGGATGgcagatgaggatgaggaggcattTGTGATGAAGGGCGAGTTGaagttggaaaatgtgtttgtcaGACAAGCTTCTGAGGAAGACGAGGCCCAGAGAGAGGTGGAGCAAGGCAGGGAAACCGGGTGGCAGGTGGATGATATTTTGAGCAAATGGAACTTAACGATCTCTATGGATCAGTAG